The DNA region ACAAGAATATCACACTCGTCTGTGAATGGTTTATATTCATAGATCTTTCTCAGAAAGAGTAGCACCGGTGCATACAACAGGTTGCTGAGCATAATTGCAACATTGAGCCACATAAATCCGATGGTCTGCACGATCTGGCCGGCCATAATTGGTCCTAGAGCATAAGCCAGGGAATATGATATGTCGGCGATAGCATAAACGCTTCCGTATACCGAGGAGTGTCGAACATCCACGAGATAGGCTAGAGTGGGGAGTATAGCAGTATCTACGAATGCCACTCCTAGACAGAGACCCATTAATGGGAACAAAACCACAAAGAACGCACTGGAAAACGgaataataaaacaacagacACCTTCAATGATAAGTCCTGTGAGCGCAACGAGCCATTGGTAGCTTGGGTATCGCTTTGCCAGGTAAACTGTTAAAACCACACCTCCTATATATGGCAAAAATGGTGGCAACCAAACGAACCCTATCTGCCATTCGGTCGCATTCATAGTCCCTTTCATCCACATTGCTATAGTTGGTTCCAGAAAAGCTAGTGATATGTTGGACATAGCTAAAGCACCAGCCGCTACTAAGATGTAGGGGTCCATTAGGAGCCTATATATGGGAGTTCCCTGAGGTCGCTCTTCCTTAGGAATAAGAGATCTCTCAAGACGCACAGGCTTCATAACAAACAGAAGGAGAATTCCATCTATCAGACACATAGAAGCAAGAAAGATAAACGGAACTACCTTTCCTGCAAACTCAAACAGAGTACCTCCAAACGGTGGGGCTACTAAGCATCCAAAGGATATAAAAGACTGGGCTATCCCAAGAGCTTTTGTTCGCTCTCCATCCTCTCGATACCTATCCGCAATCATAGCAAGTCCCGCTGTGTCTGCAAAAGCAGACCCAAGTCCTTGTAGACTTCTTGCAAAGAACAGAACGGCATATGTTTCCCCAAATGCAAATATTATCGTTGAGAAGAACATGATGATAAGTCCTATCATGAGCGGAATATCGTATCCAATCCTATCTATAAGAGCGCCGGTAAACGGGTTTACCATCAGCTGAACGATGGCCTTGGATGCAAAAAGAACACCGACTGCTCCGCCTCCTTCTGCATAGTCCATGTAGGATGACGAATCCGACTTTGTAGGCTTAGTCAAGTTATACGTTGAATTCCACGTGGCATTGAAAGGCGCTTCAACTACGGCTTCGTTGTCACTTCCCCAGTCTAGTACATCCTCTAGGTACATTGGTATAATAGGTACAATGACCATGTACAACATGTTATCCAGTAGTAGCGCCATACATACTATCAGAAGGACAAGTCGTCGCTGTGCTATCGGGTCATTTATTCTATCATTCAACATCTGAATGAAGTCAGTTACTTTTGTTTTCATGGATGAAGGTAGCGACACCATCTTGACACTTGGTGTTTAAGAAGATATTGCTTTAAAATACTTAAATCCCAAATAATTCCTCTGTTCTTTGTTCAGTGTACAAAATTTGTCGTAAAATCCTTGCAACGAATATCACACATTCACCACAGAAAGCATTCTGAACGAGATGAGTCAGATTTAAAACAAGAGTTGCTCTTTTCAGTTAGAAATATTAAATTACCTGCGAGTCCGACGAAAGCTTTTTCACATGGTACTTAAATGTCTTTCCAAAAGTGGAATTGTCCCATCCAAGTCCTTCATGTATAGAGCCAATATCTGTGTGTTCTGTCTGAGCACAAAGCCACCATTGCCTTAAAGAGGAGAAGAAATAGAAGCTTGTTGAAGTCTGCTGTAAAGTATCCGATATTTAAATAGATAAGGAAATAGCAATATCAGGCGATTCTAACACAGAGATGAACCATAGACAACACCAACAACTTTAACCACGAAATCTAGCGACTCTTTCATTACATAAAATCTTACGCTATCGATCGTTGATAACATTAAGAGACACATTAGTTTATGACTTAACAATAACAGAAATAGTCATTGGACTGTTTCCATGTGagtttttgttatgtttaaaGAGTGCTCTCTTCCTAGTATAAGCAAATTTCGGTCCCCTCAATAACGCACCTAATGTAAAATGATGCTTTATATGGCCCGGTATCAGACACACTCGTGTGCCACAGCACAAATCGATTGACActtctttgttttatttaaccTTTCCCAATGTTCTTTTTGTTTGGACAAGACAATTTCAAGTAAAAATATGgagatttgtttaattttgactAACATTGCTATCTTAATTTATTATTGTGCAATAAAATTTTCATGCTAGCTCATTTTGTTTTGAACGTGTTAGCACAGAGATGAATTAGCGTATTTAGCTTTACTAACGTTATGCACAGTATTACGATTAGCGGAAACATAAGTGTCATGGACACATGTTTCTATTTTcctgtgtattttatatgttgtatgaagaatataaataaaaacaaaagtttaaacTAATCATATTTAGCGAGAAAAACGTTAAAATTCATTTGTTTACAGCATTCAGaagataaatatcaaattattctGCGGATCATAATATGTTAAAAAACTACGGACGTTTAATTatactgataaaaatattttgccgAAGAATTAAACATCTAGTGTGACGATGAAGACACACATAAACTTTCACTGATATTGCTAATTTTAATCATGCTACGGGTTATAACAAGAAATTCATACGACTTCCTGATCTGGAGCATCAAGAAATAATGGTCTGCTTCGTCAcgagtaattatatattagcTCACAGCTGAATTTCTCTTCAAGGTCGTTCATTTATAGCCATATTTGAAGGG from Argopecten irradians isolate NY chromosome 5, Ai_NY, whole genome shotgun sequence includes:
- the LOC138324401 gene encoding vesicular acetylcholine transporter-like — protein: MVSLPSSMKTKVTDFIQMLNDRINDPIAQRRLVLLIVCMALLLDNMLYMVIVPIIPMYLEDVLDWGSDNEAVVEAPFNATWNSTYNLTKPTKSDSSSYMDYAEGGGAVGVLFASKAIVQLMVNPFTGALIDRIGYDIPLMIGLIIMFFSTIIFAFGETYAVLFFARSLQGLGSAFADTAGLAMIADRYREDGERTKALGIAQSFISFGCLVAPPFGGTLFEFAGKVVPFIFLASMCLIDGILLLFVMKPVRLERSLIPKEERPQGTPIYRLLMDPYILVAAGALAMSNISLAFLEPTIAMWMKGTMNATEWQIGFVWLPPFLPYIGGVVLTVYLAKRYPSYQWLVALTGLIIEGVCCFIIPFSSAFFVVLFPLMGLCLGVAFVDTAILPTLAYLVDVRHSSVYGSVYAIADISYSLAYALGPIMAGQIVQTIGFMWLNVAIMLSNLLYAPVLLFLRKIYEYKPFTDECDILVADPPPKDYSTYMQNGGLPNGKIQEVNNLNGENHLRIGKHTENTYIRNAEIDYFEPKDPETYSFYGPR